From one Anabas testudineus chromosome 18, fAnaTes1.2, whole genome shotgun sequence genomic stretch:
- the LOC113157546 gene encoding probable E3 ubiquitin-protein ligase RNF144A: MALKEKSYDPNESSLTFVDREDASDFSCEGSTSLRALMSCGHVVTPTSLKNCCRRLLNQGKSRFVCGQSGCNAEWSYEEVCKMALLTPEEMQLFEKTMTSNAARSFPTKLCPKCKCTVMRRSQSNLRVCCTVCPANKGRTFKFCWQCLKKWRGLAPRSDRCANYGCTNQSVNILRHCPDATFESVEGVTGCPSMRACPTCGMLLQHDNTQCKNVVCPQCRKEFCFVCLKLTKKCLITSEEYMPCSRGVAPRQTSIPVWRKKYHKQVASVCSK; this comes from the exons ATGGCTTTAAAGGAGAAAAGTTATGACCCAAACGAGTCCTCGCTTACATTTGTGGACAGAGAGGATGCTTCAGACT TTTCGTGTGAAGGGTCCACTTCTCTCAGAGCTCTGATGTCCTGTGGTCATGTTGTGACTCCGACATCTCTGAAGAACTGCTGCCGCAGGTTATTAAACCAG GGTAAAAGCAGATTTGTGTGTGGACAGAGTGGTTGTAACGCTGAGTGGTCTTATGAGGAGGTTTGTAAAATGGCTCTACTGACCCCAGAGGAAATGCAGCTCTTTGAAAAAACCATGACCTCTAATGCTGCCAGGTCCTTTCCTACCAAATTA TGTCCCAAAtgcaaatgtactgtaatgaGAAGGAGTCAGTCCAATCTGAGAGTCTGCTGCACAGTTTGTCCTGCTAACAAAGGACGGACCTTTAAGTTCTGCTGGCAGTGTTTGAAAAAATGGAGGGGTCTTGCTCCCCGTTCAGACCGCTGTGCAAACTATGGCTGCACCAACCAGTCAGTAAACATACTGAGACACTGCCCGGACGCCACCTTTGAGTCTGTGGAAGGCGTCACTGGATGTCCCTCCATGCGTGCCTGTCCCACATGTGGCATGCTGCTGCAACACGACAACACtcaatgtaaaaatgttgtCTGTCCTCAATGCCGCAaggagttttgttttgtgtgtcttaaGCTCACTAAAAAGTGTTTGATCACAAGTGAAGAATACATGCCATGTAGTAGGGGAGTCGCCCCCAGACAGACGTCCATACCTGTATGGAGGAAGAAATACCATAAACAGGTGGCCTCAGTCTGTAGCAAGTGA